A stretch of Dyella sp. BiH032 DNA encodes these proteins:
- a CDS encoding DUF2628 domain-containing protein encodes MMATVDFRTDPAVSEKWKTRFAFFEQFGAPSTQTYKDELKKLPFKEKLLINTNLFAFFFGVIYMAIIGLWKKALVVLGMAVAINVVLYILHVPAPISRGVGFGFAALCGLCTNYALYLKKVKGQDGWNLFEGMRW; translated from the coding sequence ATGATGGCTACCGTAGATTTCCGCACCGACCCCGCCGTTTCCGAAAAGTGGAAGACGCGCTTCGCCTTCTTCGAGCAGTTCGGCGCCCCCAGCACGCAGACCTACAAGGACGAGCTGAAGAAGCTCCCCTTCAAGGAGAAGCTGCTGATCAATACGAATCTCTTCGCGTTCTTCTTCGGCGTGATCTACATGGCCATCATCGGCCTGTGGAAGAAAGCCCTGGTCGTGCTGGGCATGGCCGTCGCCATCAACGTGGTGCTGTACATCCTCCACGTGCCGGCGCCCATCTCGCGCGGCGTCGGCTTCGGCTTTGCCGCCCTTTGCGGCTTGTGCACCAACTACGCCCTGTACCTGAAGAAGGTGAAAGGGCAGGACGGTTGGAACTTGTTCGAAGGGATGCGCTGGTAA
- the selD gene encoding selenide, water dikinase SelD, translating into MTTGRLTDLAHGGGCGCKLAPSVLQQLLADKTATLPFAQLLVGTESSDDAAVWQVDERTCVIATTDFFMPVVDDPYDFGRIAAANALSDVYAMGGKPIMALAILGMPLGKLDVETVRAILAGGESICAQAGIPVAGGHSIDSAEPIYGLAAIGLCTPAQVRRNAGARAGDALILTKGIGVGIYSAAFKKQALPDDAYAEMIASTTLLNRIGHELAQDEDVHGITDVTGFGLLGHGMEMARGSGVRMRIEQARVPYLAQAEALAVAGYVTGASRRNWSSYGEGVVLPADLPAWRRDLLTDPQTSGGLLVACGAERAEAIRARIEAAGYPRASIIGSIEAGAPGIEVV; encoded by the coding sequence ATGACCACGGGACGTCTGACCGATCTGGCCCACGGTGGCGGTTGCGGCTGCAAGCTCGCGCCCTCCGTGCTCCAGCAATTGCTTGCCGACAAAACGGCGACTCTGCCGTTCGCGCAACTTTTGGTGGGCACCGAATCCAGCGACGACGCGGCCGTGTGGCAGGTGGACGAACGCACCTGCGTGATCGCCACGACCGATTTCTTCATGCCGGTGGTCGACGACCCTTACGACTTCGGGCGCATCGCCGCGGCCAATGCGCTGTCCGACGTGTATGCCATGGGCGGCAAGCCGATCATGGCGCTGGCCATCCTCGGCATGCCCCTGGGCAAGCTGGACGTGGAAACGGTGCGCGCCATCCTCGCCGGCGGCGAGTCGATCTGCGCACAGGCCGGCATTCCAGTGGCGGGCGGCCATTCCATCGATTCGGCGGAACCGATCTACGGCCTGGCGGCGATCGGCCTGTGCACGCCGGCCCAGGTGCGTCGCAACGCGGGCGCACGGGCCGGGGATGCGTTGATCCTCACCAAGGGCATCGGCGTCGGCATCTACTCGGCGGCCTTCAAGAAACAGGCGCTGCCGGACGACGCCTACGCGGAGATGATCGCGTCCACCACGCTGCTCAACCGCATCGGCCACGAGCTGGCCCAGGACGAGGACGTGCACGGCATCACCGACGTCACCGGCTTCGGCCTGCTCGGGCATGGCATGGAAATGGCGCGCGGCAGCGGCGTGCGCATGCGCATCGAGCAGGCGCGCGTGCCGTATCTTGCCCAGGCCGAGGCGCTGGCCGTCGCCGGATATGTCACCGGCGCATCCAGGCGCAACTGGAGCAGTTACGGCGAGGGCGTGGTCCTGCCGGCCGATCTGCCGGCCTGGCGCCGCGATCTGCTTACCGACCCCCAGACCTCTGGCGGCCTGCTGGTGGCGTGCGGCGCGGAACGGGCGGAGGCGATCCGGGCGAGGATCGAGGCCGCGGGCTATCCGCGCGCCAGCATCATCGGTTCGATCGAGGCGGGGGCGCCGGGCATCGAGGTCGTTTGA
- the selB gene encoding selenocysteine-specific translation elongation factor — MIIGTAGHIDHGKTSLVKALTGVDADRLKEEKARGITIDLGFAYLPLDDGTVLGFVDVPGHECFVHTMVAGASGIDFALLAVAADDGVMPQTLEHLAILDLLGVDRGLIALTKADLATPERLAEATAQIRAAVAGTVLEGAEILPVSSASSLGIDTLRERLVAAARAQEAKAADGRFRLAVDRVFVLPGIGVTVTGTVLSGEVRVKDAVMLSPSGLAARVRSLHAQQRPAETGKAGDRCAINLAGEAIAKDAIRRGDMVVDPFLHAPAERIDARLHLLPGEARPVGTWFPARLHHGAAEVGVRVIPLEGEELRPGGTADVQLVLDRPIAAAALDRFVLRDVSARRTIGGGRFIDLRAPSRQRRTPEREAQRAALSIDDPQNAFAALLDAPPFAWDMHAFARDRALSAAAMDAVVAALSPLVLAAGEARIAIGRERWQHFADGLVAHLETFHAANPDLQGIGRESLRTALQPRLPAAAFALALQHADLAGRVVRDGAFVRLSGHVLRLSAHDDASWQAIAPLLGGEARFRPPRVRDLAGLLARPEQDVRQLLKLAARLGLVDEVAHDHFFLRTTVQEMALIAADLAAQAVDGRFTAAQFRDRLDNGRKVAIQILEFFDRQGVTLNRHTLRRIQARYLDLFETAPRQPP; from the coding sequence ATGATCATCGGCACGGCCGGCCACATCGACCACGGCAAGACCTCGCTGGTCAAGGCGCTGACCGGCGTGGACGCGGACCGCCTCAAGGAAGAGAAGGCGCGCGGCATCACCATCGATCTCGGCTTCGCCTACCTGCCGCTGGACGACGGCACCGTGCTGGGCTTCGTCGACGTGCCCGGCCATGAGTGCTTCGTGCACACCATGGTCGCGGGTGCCAGCGGCATCGACTTCGCCCTGCTGGCCGTCGCCGCCGACGACGGCGTGATGCCTCAGACGCTCGAACATCTCGCGATCCTCGACCTGCTGGGCGTGGACCGCGGACTGATCGCGCTGACCAAGGCCGACCTGGCCACGCCCGAACGGCTGGCGGAAGCGACCGCGCAGATCCGCGCGGCCGTCGCCGGCACCGTGCTGGAAGGCGCCGAGATCCTTCCCGTCTCCTCGGCCAGCAGCCTCGGCATCGACACCTTGCGCGAGCGACTCGTCGCCGCCGCCCGCGCGCAGGAAGCGAAGGCCGCGGACGGCCGCTTCCGGCTCGCCGTGGACCGCGTGTTCGTCTTGCCCGGCATCGGCGTGACGGTCACCGGCACGGTGTTGTCCGGCGAAGTGCGCGTGAAGGATGCGGTCATGCTCAGCCCTTCCGGCCTCGCGGCGCGCGTGCGCTCGCTGCATGCCCAGCAGCGCCCGGCGGAAACCGGCAAGGCCGGCGATCGCTGCGCGATCAATCTGGCGGGCGAAGCGATCGCCAAAGACGCGATCCGCCGCGGCGACATGGTCGTCGATCCTTTCCTGCACGCGCCGGCCGAGCGCATCGATGCCCGGCTGCACCTGCTGCCCGGCGAAGCCCGGCCGGTCGGCACCTGGTTTCCGGCGCGGCTGCATCATGGCGCCGCGGAAGTCGGCGTCCGCGTCATACCGCTCGAAGGCGAGGAGCTGCGCCCCGGCGGCACGGCGGACGTCCAGCTCGTACTGGACCGACCGATCGCCGCCGCTGCACTGGACCGTTTCGTGCTGCGCGACGTTTCCGCACGGCGCACGATCGGCGGCGGCCGGTTCATCGACCTGCGCGCGCCCTCTCGCCAGCGCCGCACGCCGGAAAGGGAGGCGCAACGTGCCGCGCTGTCCATCGATGACCCGCAGAACGCTTTCGCCGCCCTGCTCGATGCCCCACCCTTCGCCTGGGACATGCATGCGTTCGCACGGGACCGTGCGCTGTCCGCGGCAGCCATGGATGCCGTCGTCGCTGCGCTTTCGCCGCTCGTGCTCGCCGCGGGCGAAGCGCGCATCGCGATCGGCCGCGAGCGCTGGCAGCACTTCGCGGACGGACTGGTGGCGCACCTCGAAACCTTCCATGCCGCCAACCCGGACCTGCAGGGCATCGGCCGGGAAAGCCTGCGCACGGCACTGCAACCGCGCCTGCCCGCGGCTGCGTTCGCGCTTGCCCTGCAGCACGCGGATCTCGCCGGCCGGGTGGTTCGCGACGGCGCCTTCGTCCGCCTGTCCGGCCACGTGTTGCGGCTGAGCGCGCACGATGACGCTTCATGGCAGGCGATCGCGCCGCTGCTGGGCGGCGAAGCCCGCTTTCGACCGCCACGCGTGCGCGATCTCGCCGGCCTCCTGGCGCGGCCGGAACAAGACGTGCGGCAACTGCTGAAACTGGCGGCGCGCTTAGGCCTCGTCGACGAAGTGGCACACGACCACTTCTTCCTCCGCACCACTGTGCAGGAGATGGCGCTGATCGCCGCCGACCTCGCCGCGCAGGCGGTCGACGGGCGCTTCACCGCGGCGCAGTTCCGCGACCGCCTGGACAACGGTCGTAAAGTGGCGATCCAGATACTAGAATTTTTCGACCGGCAAGGCGTCACGCTCAATCGCCACACCTTGCGCAGGATCCAGGCGCGTTATCTCGACCTGTTCGAAACCGCGCCGCGGCAACCGCCATGA
- the selA gene encoding L-seryl-tRNA(Sec) selenium transferase: MTEPEVTSLRHLPAVATVLAAAETAPLLERHGRSATTDAVRQAIDEARTGLRHAPAAAPGTAELARRAGELLEARMPSLRPLFNLTGTVLHTNLGRAVLAEAAIEAAVQAMRHAVALEYDLAEGRRGERDDHLRTLLRDLTGAEDATVVNNNAAAVLLCLNTFALGREAVVSRGELIEIGGAFRMPDIMARAGARMVEVGTTNRTHAADYREALTEHTGLLLKVHTSNYRIQGFTAEVGARELAGIADDAGVPLLNDLGSGSLADLSGYGLAKEPTVREAVAEGARLVTFSGDKLLGGPQAGFIVGDRALIERINRNPLKRALRVDKIRLAAIEATLNLYRDPDRLAERLPTLRFLARGKADIGAQARRLQPAVAERLGEAFTVATGDCLSQIGSGALPLDTLGSAALVIRPCGSQSTLERLAAALRALSRPVIGRIADGALHLDLRCLPEADEDAFLATLSQLPGELVARSA; this comes from the coding sequence ATGACCGAACCCGAGGTCACCTCCCTGCGCCACCTGCCCGCCGTCGCCACCGTCCTGGCGGCAGCCGAGACGGCACCTCTGCTGGAACGCCACGGGCGCAGCGCCACGACCGACGCTGTCCGCCAGGCCATCGACGAAGCGCGCACCGGCCTGCGCCATGCGCCCGCCGCGGCACCCGGCACAGCCGAACTGGCGCGGCGCGCCGGCGAACTGCTGGAAGCGCGCATGCCGTCCCTGCGCCCGCTGTTCAACCTCACGGGCACCGTGCTGCACACCAACCTCGGCCGCGCGGTGCTGGCCGAGGCGGCGATCGAAGCGGCGGTGCAGGCGATGCGTCACGCGGTGGCACTGGAGTACGACCTGGCCGAAGGGCGGCGCGGCGAACGCGACGACCATCTGCGCACCCTGCTCCGCGACCTGACCGGCGCGGAAGACGCCACCGTGGTCAACAACAACGCCGCGGCGGTACTGCTCTGCCTCAACACCTTCGCGCTCGGCCGCGAGGCGGTGGTATCGCGCGGCGAGCTGATCGAGATCGGCGGCGCCTTCCGCATGCCCGACATCATGGCCCGCGCGGGCGCGCGCATGGTCGAAGTGGGCACCACCAACCGCACACATGCGGCCGATTACCGCGAGGCCCTCACCGAGCACACCGGCCTGCTGCTCAAAGTGCATACGTCCAACTACCGCATCCAGGGTTTCACCGCGGAAGTCGGTGCGCGCGAACTGGCGGGGATCGCCGACGACGCCGGTGTGCCCCTGTTGAATGACCTGGGCTCGGGCAGCCTGGCCGACCTCTCCGGCTACGGACTCGCCAAGGAACCGACCGTGCGCGAAGCCGTGGCCGAAGGCGCGCGACTGGTCACCTTCTCCGGCGACAAGCTGCTGGGCGGGCCGCAGGCGGGCTTCATCGTGGGCGACCGCGCACTGATCGAGCGGATCAACCGCAACCCGCTGAAGCGCGCGCTGCGCGTGGACAAGATCCGGCTGGCGGCGATCGAGGCGACCTTGAACCTTTACCGCGACCCGGACCGGCTTGCCGAACGCCTCCCGACGCTACGCTTCCTGGCACGAGGCAAGGCGGACATCGGCGCCCAGGCCCGCCGCCTCCAGCCCGCAGTGGCCGAGCGGCTCGGCGAAGCCTTTACGGTGGCGACGGGCGATTGCCTCAGCCAGATCGGCTCCGGCGCGCTGCCGCTGGATACGCTCGGCAGCGCCGCGCTGGTGATCCGTCCGTGCGGCAGCCAAAGCACGCTGGAACGGCTCGCCGCCGCACTGCGCGCCCTGTCGCGGCCGGTCATCGGACGCATCGCCGATGGCGCGCTACACCTGGACCTGCGCTGTCTGCCCGAAGCCGACGAAGACGCGTTCCTGGCCACCTTGTCGCAACTGCCCGGCGAACTCGTCGCGCGTTCCGCATGA
- a CDS encoding permease, which translates to MAVVVSTGRTARWLVFAALAIAGLFYVKWHPYYDRAFVAASQHAIGHSILTGGEAGAPAPSWSAGLGYALAYGKAIWQAMLLGLLLGSGVQALLPADWVRRALGGRGFGHVVAGGLLAVPGMMCTCCAAPVVVGLRRHEASPGAAMAFWLGNTMLNPATLVFMGFVLGWHWVGLRLLLGVPMVFGLGYLVERMSGSTPPVPVDIGPVEAEPRSFGEALRRWARIFARMSVRLLPEYLVIVLLLGALRAWMFPLVEPAGGDEWFWILALAVSGMLFVIPTAGEVPIVQALLAAGLGGGPAAALLLTLPAVSLPSLTMLGRVFSGRVLVGVALGVVGFGVAGGGLVLLLGWR; encoded by the coding sequence ATGGCCGTCGTCGTTTCCACAGGGCGCACCGCGCGCTGGCTCGTCTTTGCAGCGCTGGCGATCGCCGGCCTGTTCTACGTGAAGTGGCATCCGTACTACGACCGCGCTTTCGTGGCGGCGAGTCAGCATGCGATTGGCCACTCGATCCTTACCGGCGGCGAGGCGGGCGCGCCGGCGCCATCCTGGAGCGCGGGGCTCGGTTATGCGCTGGCTTATGGCAAGGCGATCTGGCAGGCGATGTTGCTGGGCCTGCTGCTCGGCTCGGGCGTGCAGGCGCTGTTGCCGGCGGATTGGGTGCGGCGTGCGCTGGGCGGCCGCGGCTTCGGTCATGTGGTGGCCGGCGGCCTGCTGGCGGTGCCGGGGATGATGTGTACATGCTGCGCGGCGCCGGTGGTCGTCGGCCTGCGGCGGCACGAAGCCTCGCCCGGTGCCGCGATGGCGTTCTGGCTCGGCAACACGATGCTCAATCCGGCCACGCTGGTGTTCATGGGTTTCGTGCTCGGCTGGCACTGGGTCGGCCTGCGTCTGCTGCTCGGCGTGCCGATGGTGTTCGGCCTGGGCTATCTGGTGGAGCGGATGAGCGGGTCTACCCCGCCGGTTCCCGTCGATATCGGACCCGTCGAAGCCGAGCCGCGCTCCTTCGGCGAGGCGCTCCGTCGCTGGGCGCGGATCTTCGCCCGGATGTCCGTGCGGTTGCTTCCCGAGTACCTGGTGATCGTGCTGTTGCTGGGCGCGCTGCGCGCCTGGATGTTCCCGCTGGTGGAGCCGGCCGGCGGCGACGAGTGGTTCTGGATCCTGGCGCTGGCGGTGTCGGGGATGCTGTTCGTGATCCCGACGGCGGGCGAGGTGCCGATCGTGCAGGCGCTGCTGGCGGCGGGGTTGGGTGGCGGGCCGGCAGCGGCGTTGTTGCTGACGTTGCCGGCGGTGAGTTTGCCGTCGTTGACGATGTTGGGGCGGGTTTTTTCGGGGAGGGTGTTGGTGGGGGTGGCGTTGGGGGTGGTGGGGTTTGGGGTGGCGGGGGGTGGGTTGGTGTTGTTGCTGGGGTGGCGTTGA
- the fdhE gene encoding formate dehydrogenase accessory protein FdhE, whose protein sequence is MRQAEAPPSGKWTGPVHAGVKAPDPILMPDPATRFAATARRLERLAAGHPMEAWLRFMAKLSMAQHEVATTLAPAAVLDASAVTRTVEARLPPLAADGHRRESSWREGLALLLDRLDTRELPPAALDVIAQLHRADEAMLEKLADRFLRGGLSSAEAGAAVYVAAALQVYFTDSAARLKADDLRLLEERGLCPCCGSPPVSGLITASGSTPGNRYLYCSLCSTAWNHVRAVCITCGGTRHLSLQGIEGDPGLVQAETCGDCHTYAKLLYQIRDMQTDPYADDLASLGLDMLVGEAGFARHAPNPLLLVGEDDATEA, encoded by the coding sequence ATGAGGCAAGCCGAAGCGCCGCCGAGCGGCAAATGGACCGGGCCGGTCCACGCCGGCGTCAAGGCGCCCGACCCCATCCTGATGCCCGACCCGGCGACGCGTTTCGCGGCCACGGCGCGACGGCTGGAGCGCCTCGCCGCCGGGCACCCGATGGAAGCTTGGCTGCGCTTCATGGCGAAGCTGTCGATGGCCCAGCACGAGGTGGCGACCACGCTCGCACCGGCCGCCGTGCTCGATGCCTCCGCCGTGACCCGCACCGTCGAGGCACGCCTGCCGCCCCTGGCCGCCGATGGCCATCGCCGCGAATCGTCCTGGCGCGAAGGGCTCGCACTGCTGCTCGATCGCCTCGACACCCGCGAGCTGCCGCCCGCCGCTCTCGACGTGATCGCGCAGCTGCACCGCGCCGACGAAGCCATGCTCGAAAAACTCGCGGACCGTTTCCTGCGCGGCGGCCTCTCCTCCGCCGAAGCCGGCGCCGCGGTCTATGTGGCGGCGGCCTTGCAGGTGTACTTCACCGACTCCGCCGCCAGGCTCAAAGCCGACGACCTGCGCCTGCTCGAAGAACGCGGCCTGTGCCCCTGCTGCGGTTCCCCGCCCGTCTCCGGCCTGATCACCGCCAGCGGCTCGACCCCCGGCAACCGCTATCTGTATTGCTCGCTGTGCTCCACCGCGTGGAACCACGTCCGCGCCGTCTGCATCACCTGCGGCGGCACCCGCCACCTCTCCCTGCAGGGCATCGAAGGCGACCCCGGCCTGGTACAAGCCGAGACCTGCGGCGACTGCCACACCTACGCCAAGCTCCTCTACCAGATCCGCGACATGCAAACCGACCCCTACGCCGACGACCTCGCCTCACTGGGCCTGGACATGCTGGTCGGGGAAGCCGGGTTTGCGCGGCATGCACCGAACCCGCTGCTGTTGGTTGGGGAGGATGATGCGACGGAGGCGTGA
- a CDS encoding formate dehydrogenase subunit gamma, translating to MTRPKNAIIRYTLANRVNHWITAICFVLLVLSGLSMFHPVLFFLSGLFGGGESTRAIHPWIGVVLMASYLGLIVQFWRENLLNHDDAEWMKSIREVVANDEEHTPPVGRNNAGQKLVFWSMTLLVPVLFISGLAIWELYFGAATSIPTQRAAALIHSLAALAAIIVWIIHVYAAIWVRHSVRAMTQGYVTPGWAWRHHRKWLLELAASQHDKDRKRP from the coding sequence ATGACGCGCCCGAAGAACGCGATCATCCGCTACACCCTGGCGAACCGCGTCAATCACTGGATCACCGCCATCTGCTTCGTGCTGCTGGTGCTGTCGGGCCTGTCGATGTTCCATCCGGTGCTTTTCTTCCTGTCCGGACTGTTCGGCGGCGGGGAATCGACGCGGGCCATCCACCCGTGGATCGGCGTGGTATTGATGGCCAGCTACCTCGGCCTGATCGTGCAGTTCTGGCGCGAGAACCTGCTGAACCACGACGATGCGGAATGGATGAAATCCATACGCGAGGTCGTGGCCAACGACGAGGAACACACGCCGCCGGTCGGCCGCAACAACGCCGGCCAGAAACTGGTGTTCTGGTCGATGACCCTGCTGGTGCCCGTGCTGTTCATCAGCGGACTGGCGATCTGGGAGCTGTACTTCGGCGCGGCCACGTCGATCCCGACGCAGCGCGCGGCCGCGCTCATCCACAGCCTGGCGGCGCTCGCGGCGATCATCGTCTGGATCATCCACGTGTACGCGGCGATCTGGGTGCGCCACTCGGTGCGCGCGATGACCCAAGGCTACGTCACCCCCGGCTGGGCCTGGCGCCATCACCGCAAGTGGCTGCTCGAACTGGCGGCCAGCCAGCACGACAAGGACAGGAAACGCCCATGA
- the fdxH gene encoding formate dehydrogenase subunit beta, with amino-acid sequence MSDLQSQDYVRRSASTMTPPSARSHEDQVAKLIDVSRCIGCKACQSACMEWNDLRPEVGHFEGSYENPADLGPSVWTLMKFAEHENEQGNLEWLIRKDGCMHCEDPGCLKACPAPGAIVQYANGIVDFISDKCIGCGYCVKGCPFNIPRISKTDHKSYKCTLCSDRVSVGLEPACVKACPTGAIMFGSKTDMKHQAEERIVDLKSRGFQNAGLYDPQEVGGTHVMYVLHHADQPSLYSGLPDKPRISPIVDTWKGFIKPLGLAGIALAALAGFFHWISAGPNEVTEEDEAEGERVLRESEEKVS; translated from the coding sequence ATGTCCGATCTGCAATCGCAAGACTATGTCCGCCGCTCCGCGTCGACCATGACGCCGCCGTCGGCGCGCAGCCACGAAGACCAGGTGGCCAAGCTGATCGATGTCAGCCGCTGCATCGGCTGCAAGGCCTGCCAGTCGGCCTGCATGGAATGGAACGACCTGCGCCCGGAGGTGGGCCACTTCGAGGGTTCGTACGAAAACCCTGCCGACCTGGGGCCCAGCGTATGGACCCTGATGAAGTTCGCCGAGCACGAGAACGAACAGGGCAACCTGGAGTGGCTGATCCGCAAGGACGGCTGCATGCACTGCGAGGACCCGGGCTGCCTGAAGGCCTGTCCGGCGCCCGGCGCAATCGTCCAGTACGCCAACGGCATCGTCGACTTCATCAGCGACAAGTGCATCGGCTGCGGCTATTGCGTGAAGGGCTGCCCGTTCAACATCCCGCGCATCAGCAAGACGGACCACAAGTCGTACAAGTGCACGCTCTGCTCCGACCGCGTCTCGGTCGGACTGGAGCCAGCCTGCGTCAAGGCCTGCCCCACCGGCGCGATCATGTTCGGCTCCAAGACCGACATGAAGCACCAGGCCGAGGAGCGCATCGTCGACCTGAAGTCCCGCGGCTTCCAGAACGCCGGCCTGTACGACCCGCAGGAAGTCGGCGGCACGCATGTGATGTATGTGCTGCACCACGCCGACCAACCTTCGCTGTATTCGGGCCTGCCCGACAAGCCGCGCATCAGCCCGATAGTCGACACCTGGAAGGGCTTCATCAAGCCGCTGGGCCTGGCCGGCATCGCCCTGGCCGCCCTCGCCGGCTTCTTCCACTGGATCAGTGCCGGCCCGAACGAGGTCACCGAGGAAGACGAAGCCGAAGGCGAGCGCGTGCTGCGCGAAAGCGAGGAGAAGGTGTCATGA